The following is a genomic window from Chanos chanos chromosome 1, fChaCha1.1, whole genome shotgun sequence.
tcACTTCCTACTCATTCAGATGAGTTTAAAGAATAAGAAGTACCATGGAAGTACCACACTGGAAAACCCGAAGAGGCTatctcagtcagacagagagatgattctTAAACTGGGAAAATTGGCTTTTCAACAGCTGGCGAGGGGTAATCTAATATTCTATGAAGaggacctgagagagtgtggcattgatgtcagTAAAGCTTCAGAGTACTCTTCACTGTGCACAgagatctttagagaggagttgGGATTGTACAGGGAGagggttttctgttttgtccatCTGAGTATTCAGGAACATCTGGCCGCAGTGTATGCACATGTTTCATgtgtgagtgaaaacaaaaatgtttttggccCACTAAAGcctcagaaagaaaaggacacaaTATCACTGACTGCACTATACCAGACTGCTGTGACCAGAACCCTGAGGAGCAAAAATGGTCACCTGGATCTTTTTCTTCGTTTCCTTCTTGGCCTCTTACTGGACTCCAACCAGAGTCTCCTTCAAGAACTGTTGACAGGAGATAACTCAGAAATGAGAACATACACCACAGAACAGGCAATTTCTTGCATAAAGTGGAATATCAGTCTGGAATCATCACCAGAGAGGATCatcaatctgttccactgtcttAATGAGCTGAATGACAACTCTCTAGTGGAGGAAATCCAGACTGCATTCAGATCAGGAACTCTGTCAGATAAACAGTTGGAACCAGACCAGTGCTCAGCTCTGGCCTTTGTGTTACTGATGTCACAGGAGGTTTTGGAGgagtttgacctgaagatgTTCAAAACATCTGCAGCAGGTCAGCAGAGACTGCTCCCAGTGCTGAAAATGTGTAGGATCGCCAAGTAAGTTGTATCGTAATGTTGATTCATTTGGTCTTTCCAAACCTGAGAACATTTGAATGTGATAAATGAGAGTTTACAAAAGCTGGAGTTCAGTATACAGTGTACGCGAATTTCACTCTATGCACTAGCAAGCTCTGTGCTAACCCTTTCCGTGTTATAGTTAGAGTCTACTGAGATTGTGAGTGAAGTGATACAAACAGTTCAGTGTGGAATGAAGGCAACTTGCAgtttaatttacagtttaaaggactagaataaaaagtaaaaaagaaccATTTAAAGGATACAAGGAGAAATGTCAATTTATTGAAGAATTATGTAGttatatataattaaatatataaaaatttcacaatgtcttttttttttgttttattattaatgcCGTTTTATATTCTtattgcataaaaaaaaacgtacacaGGCTGTTCCCTTTTTAAATATACTCTTTTTATGTACCTCCATGGAGGCCCATATAGGACAATCAAATTCAGAGGATGTTGGTGACGCCATCATGACTGAATACCTGATACACTGGAGCAAAAATGCTGCAGAGTCACTACCAGACAGAGTGTTAGCACAAGACAGATATCAATGCTTCTCATGATGAAACAATCAATGCTGATTCTATCTGTGGAAGTTATGCAATGAAACTTTAGTTCCTAGACACTGCATAGCCACATAGatttgctttctgttttcaatAACTTGATGATGAcagaatgttttctgtctttctgtgtgtggaacAGAATTAAAGAAGGACATGGGTACTGAGATAATCtaactctgtttttctgcagaCTGGATCACTGTGATCTCTCATCTGAATCTTGTGTAACTGTGGCCTTGGCTCTCCCGTCAGTGAACTCAcccctgagagagctggatctcagcTCCAATAACCTGACAgtttcaggagtgaagctgctcacTGAGGGACTCATGAGTCCAAACTGTAAAATATGGAAACTGGGGTGAGacttgtctttgtgttgcaCTTATCACTTTCACATTAAGGACATAACTGCCTTAttatgccgtgtgtgtgtgtgtgtatgttttcgtgtgtgtatgtgtttgtgtgttgtttgtgtgtctgtgtttacttgtttttgctgtgttctcATGCTGACAAACAGGGCTCAAAATCACAGCCTCCACTCATAAAAATGATTGGACAGCGTGTTTTTTCCATAAAGGTCCTGTTCTTTGTGGTAAAACTAAGTGTTATTAGGTAAGGTGTTCACATGTTGTGTTAAGTGGTTTTGGTTATGTTGGGGTTGGGAATCGGTTGTTGTTCTTTACTTTTGGTGTAATGGTCATTGGTAATCATTGGTAGATCTCCAGAATGAAACATAcaaggtgtgtaggtgtgtgtgtgtgtttgtgtttgtgtgtgtgtgtgtgtgtgtgtgtgtataacacaaTAAATGATGTACAGTCAGTGTAATCTCATATATGTTCTTTATAGATTGGCAGGTTGTGATCTCTCATCTAAATCTTGTGAGCATGTGGCCTCAATTCTTCAGTCGATGAATTCGGCCCTGGTAGAGCTTGATCTCAGGTCCAATAATCTGACAGATTTGGGATTGAAGttgctctctgttggactgatgAATCCAAACTGTAAACTACAAAAACTggggtgagttgtgtgtgtcttggtttgCTGTAACCttttgtatgtgcatatatCTTTATTAACAAACAATTTGAATTTTTCCCTCTAATAGATTGGACAACTGTAATCTCTCATCCCAGTCCTGCATGACTGTGGTCTTAGCTCTCCAGTCGGTGAACTCAtccctgagagagctggatctcagcGACAATAATCTGTCAGATTCAGGAGTTAAGGTGCTCACTGCTGGACTGATGAGCCCTaactgtaaactacagaaactTGAGTGGGTGATTTGTCTCCATGTGTGTAAAGTGCTTACCAGTATAGCTGAGTTCAGTGTGTAtaagtatttttcagtgtgtgtgtgtgtgtgtgtgtgtgtgtgtgtgtgtgtgtgtgtgtgtgtatgtgtgtatgtgtgcgtgtgtctgtgttttctggtcTCCTTCTATTTGCAGATTAAGAATGTGCAGTATCACAGAGgcatgttgtgtgaatgttgcCTCAGTTCTGCAGTGTCCCCACTCTGACCTAAGAGCACTAGAGTTGAGAGACAACGACCTGAaagattcaggagtgaagtcaCTCTCGGCTGGACTAGAGGATCCAGGGTGTAAATTAGAGAAACTGGGGTAAGTGCAtaagtgtctctgtgcatgtgaaATGGAtaacaggaacaaaacaaatctttcaAAGCCACACACCAATCAGAAAAATACACCATGAACACTGGAGTTTGCATAGGAccgaaaatgtttaaaaaacaaacaaaccaaaaaacccctAAAATCTGTTTTGTGAGCTGTTGTTTGATTGTCTCTGCAGGCTGTCAGGTTGTCTAAttacagaggaaggctgtgcttCACTGGCCTCATCCCTGAggtcaaacccctcacacctcagggagctggatctgagctacaatcacccaggagattcaggagtgaagctgttctCCGATCTTCTAGAAGATCAACACTACAAACTGGGAAAACTGGAGTAAGAATGTTCAGCTGCTTCGGTGGTACAGTACTGTTTAAACTCCACACTTTACATTCTTATATGTTCTAATCTTATCACCTTACAGATTGGACCATTGTGATGAGTGCAGGGTAAAACTTGGATTCAGGAAATGTGAGTCTGATTATGATGAATGACAAAATtgtatttaaatttaatttgcATGAAGAGAGTAATTCCATTGAGGACGGAGAGACTTGGAGAACTGATTATGAGTTACAATGATGACTGGTTTAAAGACAAAGTAACTgattaaataactgaaaaaagtAATGTTTTTTACACTGATAACTGCATCTCTTCCATTTCTCACCACCCTTTTGTCTGAACTTCATTCACGATTGTGAACCTGTAAAGACTATAAAAACTGTGATTCAGAAATATACTTTTTACCTGAAACAATAGTTTTATGAGTCCAGAGAGCATGAACCATTATGATATTACAATGACAACTTCCGTCTTGGCTGTAGATGCCCGTCAGCTCACGCTGGACCAGAACACGGCACATgcaaacctctctctgtctgaggggaacaggaGAGTGACTCACGTTCTGGAAAAGCGGCGATATTTGGATCACCCCGAGAGATTTAAGTTTCATCCTCAGGTGCTCTGTAAAGAGGCTCTGGCCGagcgctgttactgggaggtgGAGTGGGAGGGAGAAGCAGACATTGGAGTGAGACACAGGCACGGGAACCGTGAGAGGACGGGCTGGGATGCGGATCTTATGGGAATGGATGACAAGTCTTTTGGTTTGGTGTGCCAACGGGAGAGTTTCCACTTCTGGCACAGGGGGAAGAGAGCTTTTcaagtctctcctcctccctccccgaCCAGAGTAGGAGTCTATCTGGACTGGGCTGGTGGCACTCTATCCTTCTacagtgttttcagtgacacactGACCCTCCTATACACCTTCCAGACCACATTCACTGAGCCCCTTTACGCTGGATTTAGGGTTAACCCTGACTCCTCAGTGACTCTGTGTCAGCTGGAATACACCCGCAGAGTGAGCATAGcttagagagaaaagacaaaagccagcCAAAAGCCGTTTTCCTGCTCCTTGATGAGGAGAAGGAAAACGTCTTTTGTAGTTGATTACTCACTATTAAAGGTTATACACATTTCAGTAAATGTGAAGGGTGTCATATGTACCCCTGACACCAGGAGTGACTCCAGACTGCTTTGGATGTGTCTGACTGATGTATGATTGAGCTGGAACAAGGGTCATGTCAACCTGAATGTATGAAGGACGGAGgaaatatgtgaaaatatgggtttgctttctcatttttttcaagtttgtATGAAGATATTATTCAAGATTGTGCCTTTTGGTAAAGAGCCTGTTAAATGTCAacactttttaatgttttgatttatttgtttgcttaatAGTTTAGGAATACAGTGTTGACATGCaaacactctcatacacactaacattaactctaaccctaactgtTGTAATTAACATACAGTATTATGGTATATAATGTCATATAATACTAATAACTTGTATACAGTATTAACATATAGTAACTGTTGTAATGGAACTTGTTGGGAAATGCCTAtcagtttttacttttttccccactgtatCGAGGTTAGAGGTAGTGTCAATATTAATGCCGGATGTAGATTGTGCTGTTGCACAGTTTGACCAGCAGGTGTCCCCAGTTAAGTAACTTTAACCAACACAGATGAACAGACACCACTTTTTCTTAAGGATAAAAAGTACAAGGAAATGAtacaaataataatgaaaaagagcAGTCAAACTTTTCCTTGTTGTTTTATGGACTTGATGTTTGGTCAATAAAGAATCTTTCTTGAAGATTGTCCCCGGATAAAGTAAAAAATCCTGTCAGTCTTAATGCCACTTTGGTGACTTTACACAAGCGTCTGTGGATCCTACTACAGTTAAGTCTGGACGAAATAACTGCATCTGTGccgtatatacatatatatgtgcatgcgtgcgtgtgtgcgtgtgtgtgtgtatacactcacATATCTATATACGCAGTATctgatatacacacattaaCTGATGACTATTATTTGCTTGTTTCACTTCTAATGTTTTTCAAGTGGGTCTTTTGAGCTAAGGGTAAAACTGGAGGCAATACCACTCTgtcctgccacacacacacacacacacacacacacacacacacacacacacacaaaaacacatgcacgcacacacgcacacgcacacgcacacgcacacacacacgtatgcatagCTATGTATATACTGATAGAACAGAGGAGAACTGATGATACTGTTGCACTGACATTGACCAATCAAAGTGAAGTACAAGAATCCGCATCAAAGACCCCAGACGACATCTTGCATTCACTATCAGCACTCGACATgagcaggctgtgtgtgacaTGCATGATTCTAGTGGGTGAGCAAATGTTCTTTAAgtcatttgaatttaaatttaatttcacACAAGGCTTGAGATTTACCATTGCATTTTCCAGCATTACTTAGTATTTTAGATTTTAATGCCTTTTTTGAGTTAACACTTAGTTTGACTCTTTCAGGTGTAATTGTGTCCAGTCTGAAGAGGGTCTGTGGAGCTGTAGAGGAGCTGAGAGTCAGACCAGGAGACAATGTCACT
Proteins encoded in this region:
- the LOC115818943 gene encoding NLR family CARD domain-containing protein 3 isoform X1, which encodes MKRHESLQRTTVSKMSLSGECEEGNGFNTSLSGECEAAARGCSDMSSLSFVHREQPKRPQSPTPSCLSMKSDGSMPPPLHFSKEACKLGKSEVTDSELPEDLFQIDMSDPLKKLKDIVKVKLRQHFKSIHEGFSLQGKSVLLTEIYTELYITVGGSGQVNNEHEVRQIELMSKRHRTQETPIKCNEIFKALPGQRRQIRTVLTKGIAGIGKTVSVQKFILDWTEGKANQDIMVIVPLPFRDLNLKKENYSLIQLLHHYAPELKEIKYISDENLKLLFIFDGLDECRLPLDFQNNELCRDVTESTSVDVLLTNLIKGNLLPSALIWITSRPAAANQIPPECVHQVTEIRGFNDPQKEEYFRKRIRDPSLASRIVTHIKSSRSLHIMCHIPVFCWLSATVLETMMSDAGPGEIPRTLTEMYTHFLLIQMSLKNKKYHGSTTLENPKRLSQSDREMILKLGKLAFQQLARGNLIFYEEDLRECGIDVSKASEYSSLCTEIFREELGLYRERVFCFVHLSIQEHLAAVYAHVSCVSENKNVFGPLKPQKEKDTISLTALYQTAVTRTLRSKNGHLDLFLRFLLGLLLDSNQSLLQELLTGDNSEMRTYTTEQAISCIKWNISLESSPERIINLFHCLNELNDNSLVEEIQTAFRSGTLSDKQLEPDQCSALAFVLLMSQEVLEEFDLKMFKTSAAGQQRLLPVLKMCRIAKLDHCDLSSESCVTVALALPSVNSPLRELDLSSNNLTVSGVKLLTEGLMSPNCKIWKLGLAGCDLSSKSCEHVASILQSMNSALVELDLRSNNLTDLGLKLLSVGLMNPNCKLQKLGLDNCNLSSQSCMTVVLALQSVNSSLRELDLSDNNLSDSGVKVLTAGLMSPNCKLQKLELRMCSITEACCVNVASVLQCPHSDLRALELRDNDLKDSGVKSLSAGLEDPGCKLEKLGLSGCLITEEGCASLASSLRSNPSHLRELDLSYNHPGDSGVKLFSDLLEDQHYKLGKLELDHCDECRVKLGFRKYARQLTLDQNTAHANLSLSEGNRRVTHVLEKRRYLDHPERFKFHPQVLCKEALAERCYWEVEWEGEADIGVRHRHGNRERTGWDADLMGMDDKSFGLVCQRESFHFWHRGKRAFQVSPPPSPTRVGVYLDWAGGTLSFYSVFSDTLTLLYTFQTTFTEPLYAGFRVNPDSSVTLCQLEYTRRVSIA
- the LOC115818943 gene encoding NLR family CARD domain-containing protein 3 isoform X2; its protein translation is MKRHESLQRTTVSKMSLSGECEEGNGFNTSLSGECEAAARGCSDMSSLREQPKRPQSPTPSCLSMKSDGSMPPPLHFSKEACKLGKSEVTDSELPEDLFQIDMSDPLKKLKDIVKVKLRQHFKSIHEGFSLQGKSVLLTEIYTELYITVGGSGQVNNEHEVRQIELMSKRHRTQETPIKCNEIFKALPGQRRQIRTVLTKGIAGIGKTVSVQKFILDWTEGKANQDIMVIVPLPFRDLNLKKENYSLIQLLHHYAPELKEIKYISDENLKLLFIFDGLDECRLPLDFQNNELCRDVTESTSVDVLLTNLIKGNLLPSALIWITSRPAAANQIPPECVHQVTEIRGFNDPQKEEYFRKRIRDPSLASRIVTHIKSSRSLHIMCHIPVFCWLSATVLETMMSDAGPGEIPRTLTEMYTHFLLIQMSLKNKKYHGSTTLENPKRLSQSDREMILKLGKLAFQQLARGNLIFYEEDLRECGIDVSKASEYSSLCTEIFREELGLYRERVFCFVHLSIQEHLAAVYAHVSCVSENKNVFGPLKPQKEKDTISLTALYQTAVTRTLRSKNGHLDLFLRFLLGLLLDSNQSLLQELLTGDNSEMRTYTTEQAISCIKWNISLESSPERIINLFHCLNELNDNSLVEEIQTAFRSGTLSDKQLEPDQCSALAFVLLMSQEVLEEFDLKMFKTSAAGQQRLLPVLKMCRIAKLDHCDLSSESCVTVALALPSVNSPLRELDLSSNNLTVSGVKLLTEGLMSPNCKIWKLGLAGCDLSSKSCEHVASILQSMNSALVELDLRSNNLTDLGLKLLSVGLMNPNCKLQKLGLDNCNLSSQSCMTVVLALQSVNSSLRELDLSDNNLSDSGVKVLTAGLMSPNCKLQKLELRMCSITEACCVNVASVLQCPHSDLRALELRDNDLKDSGVKSLSAGLEDPGCKLEKLGLSGCLITEEGCASLASSLRSNPSHLRELDLSYNHPGDSGVKLFSDLLEDQHYKLGKLELDHCDECRVKLGFRKYARQLTLDQNTAHANLSLSEGNRRVTHVLEKRRYLDHPERFKFHPQVLCKEALAERCYWEVEWEGEADIGVRHRHGNRERTGWDADLMGMDDKSFGLVCQRESFHFWHRGKRAFQVSPPPSPTRVGVYLDWAGGTLSFYSVFSDTLTLLYTFQTTFTEPLYAGFRVNPDSSVTLCQLEYTRRVSIA